In Pseudoduganella albidiflava, a single window of DNA contains:
- a CDS encoding PilT/PilU family type 4a pilus ATPase encodes MERDQASKFMFDLLRLMVGKKGSDLFITAGFPPAMKIDGKLTPVSAQPLTAAHTSDLARSIMNDKQAATFEQTKEANFAISPGDLGRFRVSAFVQMGAAGMVLRVINSKIPDLDELALPPVLKEVIMAKRGLVIMVGATGSGKSTTLAAMVGYRNEHSYGHIITIEDPVEFVHPHRNCIVTQREVGVDTEDWEIALKNTLRQAPDVIQIGEIRDRETMDHAIAFAETGHLCLATLHANSSNQALDRIINFFPEERRQQLLMDLSLNLKGMISQRLIPLKESRGRAVAIEILLNSPLISDLIFQGKVHEIKELMKKSRELGMQTFDQSLFDLYEADKISYEDALRNADSVNDLRLAIKLEGKGAKNRDLSSGTEHLGLV; translated from the coding sequence ATGGAACGCGACCAGGCCAGTAAATTCATGTTCGACCTGCTGCGCCTGATGGTCGGCAAAAAAGGATCGGACCTCTTCATCACCGCCGGCTTCCCGCCGGCGATGAAAATCGACGGCAAGCTTACGCCCGTCTCCGCGCAGCCGCTGACGGCCGCGCATACCTCCGACCTGGCCCGTTCGATCATGAACGACAAGCAGGCCGCCACCTTCGAGCAGACCAAGGAAGCGAACTTCGCCATCAGCCCGGGCGACCTGGGGCGCTTCCGCGTCTCGGCCTTCGTGCAGATGGGCGCCGCCGGCATGGTGCTGCGGGTCATCAACAGCAAGATTCCCGACCTGGACGAGCTGGCGCTGCCGCCCGTGCTGAAGGAAGTCATCATGGCCAAGCGCGGCCTGGTGATCATGGTCGGCGCCACCGGTTCGGGCAAGTCGACGACGCTGGCGGCCATGGTCGGCTACCGCAACGAGCACAGCTACGGCCACATCATCACCATCGAAGACCCGGTGGAATTCGTGCACCCGCACCGCAACTGCATCGTCACGCAGCGCGAGGTGGGCGTCGATACGGAAGACTGGGAAATCGCCCTGAAGAACACGCTGCGCCAGGCGCCGGACGTGATCCAGATCGGCGAGATCCGCGACCGAGAAACGATGGACCACGCCATCGCGTTCGCAGAGACGGGCCACCTGTGCCTGGCTACCTTGCACGCCAACAGTTCCAACCAGGCGCTGGACCGCATCATCAACTTCTTCCCCGAGGAACGCCGCCAGCAGTTGCTGATGGACCTGTCGCTGAACCTGAAGGGCATGATCTCGCAGCGGCTGATCCCGCTGAAGGAAAGCCGCGGCCGCGCGGTGGCCATCGAGATCCTGCTCAATTCGCCGCTGATCTCCGACCTGATCTTCCAGGGCAAGGTGCACGAGATCAAGGAGCTGATGAAGAAGTCGCGCGAGCTGGGCATGCAGACCTTCGACCAGTCGCTGTTCGACCTGTACGAGGCGGACAAGATCAGCTACGAGGATGCGCTGCGCAACGCCGATTCGGTCAACGACCTGCGGCTGGCCATCAAGCTCGAAGGCAAGGGGGCGAAGAACCGCGACCTGTCGTCCGGCACCGAGCACCTGGGCCTGGTCTGA
- the dxs gene encoding 1-deoxy-D-xylulose-5-phosphate synthase, with product MNLLQTINNPADLRKLPRHQLAPLANELRSFLLDSVSKTGGHLSSNLGTVELTVALHYVFNTPHDRIVWDVGHQTYTHKILTGRRDQFHTLRQLDGISGFPRRVESEYDTFGTAHSSTSISAALGMALAAKIKGEQRHAIAVIGDGSMTAGMAFEALNNAGVEEDCNLLVILNDNDMSISPPVGALNRYLARLMSGQFYAAAKNVGKSVLPAPMLELAKKLEEHAKGMVVPATMFEEFGFNYIGPIDGHDLDSLIPTLQNIRNLKGPQFLHVVTKKGQGYKLAEAEPILYHGTGKFNPAEGIKPATAPAKMTYTEVFGNWLCDMAAQDERLVGITPAMREGSGMVRFHAEYPKRYFDVGIAEQHSVTFAGGLACEGMKPVVAIYSTFLQRAYDQLIHDVALQNLDVTFALDRAGLVGADGATHAGNYDLAYLRCIPNMVVMAASDENECRQMLTTAYQYPGPAAVRYPRGAGIGAAIAPELTTIDLGKGELRRQGERVAIMAFGAMVAPSLKAADGINATVANMRFVKPLDVELVKELAASHDYLVTVEEGCTMGGAGAAVAEALAEAGIAKPLLILGLPDQFIDHGDPAKLLASVGLDADGIARSIKTRFFGGEPRLVVNNG from the coding sequence ATGAACCTGCTTCAAACCATCAACAACCCGGCCGACTTGCGCAAGCTGCCGCGCCACCAGCTGGCACCGCTGGCCAACGAACTGCGCAGCTTCCTGCTCGATTCCGTGTCGAAGACGGGCGGCCACCTGTCGTCCAATCTCGGTACCGTCGAACTGACCGTGGCATTGCATTACGTCTTCAACACGCCGCACGACCGCATCGTGTGGGACGTGGGCCACCAGACCTACACGCACAAGATCCTCACGGGCCGGCGCGACCAGTTCCACACGCTGCGCCAGCTCGACGGCATCTCCGGTTTCCCGCGCCGCGTGGAAAGCGAATACGACACGTTCGGCACCGCCCACTCGTCCACGTCGATCTCCGCCGCGCTGGGCATGGCGCTGGCCGCCAAGATCAAGGGCGAACAGCGCCACGCGATCGCCGTGATTGGCGACGGCTCGATGACGGCCGGCATGGCGTTCGAGGCGCTGAACAACGCCGGCGTGGAAGAAGACTGCAACCTGCTGGTGATCCTGAACGACAACGACATGTCGATCTCGCCGCCGGTGGGTGCGCTGAACCGCTACCTGGCGCGGCTGATGTCCGGCCAGTTCTACGCGGCCGCGAAGAACGTCGGCAAGTCGGTGCTGCCGGCGCCGATGCTGGAGCTGGCGAAGAAGCTGGAAGAACATGCCAAGGGCATGGTGGTACCGGCCACCATGTTCGAGGAGTTCGGCTTCAACTACATCGGCCCGATCGATGGCCACGACCTCGATTCGCTGATCCCCACGCTGCAGAACATCCGCAACCTGAAGGGCCCGCAGTTCCTCCACGTGGTCACGAAAAAAGGGCAGGGCTACAAGCTGGCCGAGGCGGAACCGATCCTGTACCACGGCACCGGCAAGTTCAACCCGGCCGAAGGCATCAAGCCCGCCACGGCGCCGGCCAAGATGACGTACACCGAAGTGTTCGGCAACTGGCTGTGCGACATGGCGGCGCAGGACGAGCGCCTGGTCGGCATCACGCCGGCGATGCGCGAAGGCTCGGGCATGGTGCGCTTCCATGCCGAATATCCGAAGCGCTACTTCGACGTGGGCATCGCCGAACAGCACTCCGTCACCTTCGCCGGCGGCCTGGCCTGCGAAGGCATGAAGCCGGTGGTGGCGATCTATTCGACCTTCCTGCAGCGTGCCTACGACCAATTGATCCACGACGTGGCGCTGCAGAACCTGGACGTGACGTTCGCGCTGGACCGCGCCGGCCTGGTGGGCGCCGATGGCGCCACGCACGCCGGCAATTACGACCTGGCCTACCTGCGCTGCATCCCGAACATGGTGGTGATGGCCGCATCGGACGAGAACGAATGCCGCCAGATGCTGACCACCGCCTACCAGTATCCCGGCCCGGCCGCCGTGCGCTACCCGCGCGGTGCCGGCATCGGCGCGGCCATTGCACCGGAACTGACCACCATCGACCTGGGCAAGGGCGAACTGCGCCGCCAGGGCGAACGCGTGGCGATCATGGCGTTCGGCGCGATGGTGGCGCCGTCGCTCAAGGCGGCCGACGGCATCAACGCCACGGTGGCCAACATGCGCTTCGTGAAACCGCTGGACGTGGAGCTGGTGAAGGAACTGGCCGCGTCGCACGACTACCTGGTCACGGTGGAAGAGGGCTGCACGATGGGTGGCGCCGGCGCCGCCGTGGCCGAGGCGCTGGCCGAAGCGGGCATCGCCAAGCCGCTGCTGATCCTCGGCCTGCCCGACCAGTTCATCGACCACGGCGACCCGGCCAAGCTGCTGGCCAGCGTGGGCCTGGATGCCGACGGTATCGCCAGATCGATCAAGACCCGCTTCTTCGGCGGCGAACCGCGGCTGGTGGTCAACAACGGCTGA
- a CDS encoding glutathione peroxidase, producing MNTVFDFSAVGLAGQPVNLGQYQDKVLLIVNTASACGFTPQYAGLEKLYERFRERGFEVLGFPCNQFGAQEKGTHEEIGAFCEKNYGVTFPLFAKIDVNGAEAHPLFQHLKKTAPGVLGTEGIKWNFTKFLVRRDGTVAKRYAPATKPDDIAADIEALLAG from the coding sequence ATGAACACCGTTTTTGATTTTTCCGCCGTCGGCCTGGCGGGGCAGCCCGTCAACCTGGGCCAGTACCAGGACAAGGTGCTGCTGATCGTGAACACGGCCAGCGCCTGCGGCTTCACGCCGCAGTACGCGGGCCTGGAAAAACTGTATGAACGCTTCCGCGAACGGGGCTTCGAAGTGCTGGGCTTCCCCTGCAACCAGTTCGGTGCGCAGGAAAAAGGCACGCACGAGGAAATCGGCGCCTTCTGCGAAAAGAACTACGGCGTCACGTTCCCCCTGTTCGCCAAGATCGACGTGAATGGCGCGGAGGCGCACCCGCTGTTCCAGCACCTGAAGAAAACCGCGCCCGGCGTGCTCGGCACCGAAGGCATCAAGTGGAATTTCACGAAGTTCCTGGTGCGCAGGGATGGCACCGTGGCGAAACGCTATGCGCCGGCCACCAAGCCGGACGACATCGCCGCCGATATCGAGGCACTGCTGGCCGGCTAG
- a CDS encoding type IV pilus twitching motility protein PilT, with amino-acid sequence MDISDLLAFSVKNKASDLHLSAGLPPMIRVHGDVRRLNVDPLEHKEVHRMIYDIMNDAQRKAYEEMLEVDFSFAIPGLARFRVNAYNQDRGASAVLRTIPSKILTLEDLNAPKIFGDFALKPRGLVLVTGPTGSGKSTTLAAMVNHLNEHEYGHILTIEDPIEFVHESKKCLINQREVGPHTLSFSNALRSALREDPDAILVGELRDLETIRLALSAAETGHLVFGTLHTSSAAKTIDRIVDVFPAEEKEMVRAMLSESLQAVISQTLLKTKDGAGRVAAHEIMVGTPAIRNLIREAKIAQMYSAIQTGSNAGMQTLDQNLTDLVRRNVISAATARSAAKIPENFPG; translated from the coding sequence ATGGACATCTCCGATCTGCTCGCGTTCTCCGTGAAAAACAAGGCATCCGACCTGCACCTGTCGGCCGGCCTGCCGCCGATGATCCGCGTGCACGGCGATGTACGCCGCCTGAACGTGGACCCGCTGGAGCACAAGGAAGTGCACCGCATGATCTATGACATCATGAACGATGCCCAGCGCAAGGCCTACGAGGAGATGCTCGAGGTCGACTTTTCGTTCGCCATTCCCGGCCTGGCGCGCTTTCGCGTCAATGCCTACAACCAGGACCGCGGCGCGTCGGCCGTGCTGCGCACCATTCCGTCGAAGATCCTCACGCTGGAAGACCTGAACGCGCCGAAGATCTTCGGCGACTTCGCGCTGAAGCCGCGCGGCCTGGTGCTCGTGACCGGCCCCACCGGCTCGGGCAAGTCGACCACGCTGGCCGCGATGGTGAACCACCTGAACGAACACGAGTACGGCCACATCCTCACCATCGAGGACCCGATCGAGTTCGTGCACGAATCGAAGAAGTGCCTGATCAACCAGCGCGAAGTGGGACCGCACACGCTGTCGTTCAGTAACGCGCTGCGCTCGGCGCTGCGCGAAGACCCGGATGCGATCCTGGTCGGCGAACTGCGCGACCTGGAAACGATCCGCCTGGCGCTGTCCGCCGCGGAAACGGGCCACCTCGTGTTCGGCACGCTGCATACCTCGTCCGCCGCGAAGACGATCGACCGGATCGTCGACGTGTTCCCCGCCGAGGAAAAGGAAATGGTGCGGGCGATGCTGTCCGAATCGCTGCAGGCAGTGATCTCGCAGACGCTGCTCAAGACCAAGGATGGCGCCGGCCGCGTGGCCGCGCACGAGATCATGGTGGGCACGCCGGCGATCCGCAACCTGATCCGCGAAGCCAAGATCGCGCAGATGTACTCGGCGATCCAGACCGGCAGCAATGCCGGCATGCAGACGCTGGACCAGAACCTGACGGACCTGGTGCGCCGCAACGTGATCTCGGCGGCCACCGCGCGCTCGGCCGCCAAGATCCCCGAAAACTTCCCCGGATAA
- a CDS encoding SGNH/GDSL hydrolase family protein → MFTIRTFSAILFAAALAMPAYAASDWQASWYAAPQPAWDATFALPTNVPASVAGSTVREVLRLSTGGGSVRVVLSNRYGTVPLAVGAVRIARTASEPGATSAIDTASNRALTFAGSTEFTIPPGGTATSDPLAFPVVPLERLTISTWFPGPAPLATFHWGAQQTGYLAAGNATAAATLDTAQRLQGRAFLAAVHVAGQGRTIVALGDSITDGNGSTPDRHRRWPDLLAERLAPQGIAVANAGISGARLLSSKMGVKAIERFDADVLEQPGVTAVVVLLGTNDIGWPGTPFAPQDAPMTAERLVDGYRALIARAHARGVRIIGGTLPPFRDALPGTPFEGYWTPAKDALRREVNAWIRTSGEFDAVADFDAVLRDPADPSRLHAEYDSGDHLHPGDAGFAAMARAVPALPRTQ, encoded by the coding sequence ATGTTCACCATCCGAACCTTCAGCGCAATCCTTTTTGCCGCCGCACTGGCCATGCCCGCCTACGCCGCGTCAGACTGGCAGGCCAGCTGGTACGCGGCGCCACAGCCGGCCTGGGACGCTACCTTCGCCCTGCCGACCAATGTGCCGGCCAGCGTTGCCGGCAGCACGGTGCGCGAGGTGCTGCGGCTTTCCACCGGCGGCGGCAGCGTGCGCGTGGTGCTGTCGAATCGCTATGGCACGGTGCCGCTGGCCGTTGGCGCGGTGCGCATTGCCCGCACGGCGAGTGAGCCCGGCGCCACGTCCGCCATCGACACCGCCAGCAACCGGGCACTGACTTTTGCCGGCAGCACGGAGTTCACGATCCCGCCAGGCGGCACGGCAACCAGCGATCCTCTCGCGTTCCCGGTCGTGCCACTGGAACGCCTGACCATATCGACCTGGTTCCCCGGCCCGGCACCACTGGCGACCTTCCACTGGGGCGCCCAGCAAACCGGCTACCTCGCCGCCGGCAATGCCACGGCGGCCGCAACGCTGGACACAGCGCAGCGCTTGCAAGGCCGCGCCTTTCTCGCCGCCGTCCACGTCGCCGGACAGGGCAGGACCATCGTGGCGCTGGGCGATTCGATCACCGATGGCAATGGCTCGACACCGGACCGGCACCGCCGCTGGCCGGACCTGCTGGCCGAACGGCTTGCACCGCAAGGCATCGCCGTCGCCAATGCCGGGATTTCCGGCGCGCGGCTGCTGTCGTCGAAGATGGGCGTGAAGGCGATCGAACGGTTCGACGCGGACGTGCTGGAGCAGCCCGGCGTGACGGCCGTCGTAGTGCTGCTGGGGACAAACGATATCGGCTGGCCCGGCACCCCGTTCGCGCCGCAAGACGCGCCGATGACGGCGGAGCGGCTGGTCGACGGCTACCGCGCGCTGATCGCCCGCGCCCATGCACGCGGCGTCCGGATCATCGGCGGCACGCTGCCGCCATTCCGGGATGCGCTGCCCGGCACGCCGTTCGAGGGGTACTGGACGCCGGCCAAGGACGCGCTGCGCCGCGAAGTCAACGCCTGGATCCGGACCAGTGGCGAGTTCGACGCGGTGGCCGATTTCGATGCCGTGCTGCGCGATCCGGCCGATCCGTCACGGCTACATGCGGAATACGATTCGGGCGACCACCTGCATCCGGGCGATGCGGGCTTCGCGGCGATGGCGCGGGCCGTGCCGGCCCTTCCGCGCACACAATGA
- a CDS encoding LysR family transcriptional regulator translates to MDTIRSLQFFVRAVELGSLSAVAREEGTTQPTVSKVIAALEREVGARLLERSTTSLAPTAEGRRFHERARGLLAEFDAAVTEARGGGAALRGLLRVSAPVALGQFRLNALVLEFLALHPAIELELILNDRMVDLVEEGVDVAVRLGGDLPGDMVARKVAVSARLLVAAPAYLARHAPPRTPDQLAQHEQVRFAWLPAGDVVTLHDGSRSVAVTVKSRYRVNHALAIRDSLAQGAGIGLCPAWLVGDLLDAGTLQPVLPGWHGTPQEVHLLAGRHRSARARALIDFLGARLPALPGFDGVA, encoded by the coding sequence ATGGATACGATCCGCTCGCTGCAATTTTTCGTTCGCGCCGTGGAGCTGGGCAGCCTGTCCGCCGTGGCGCGCGAGGAGGGCACCACGCAACCGACCGTCAGCAAGGTCATCGCGGCACTGGAGCGCGAGGTCGGTGCGCGGTTGCTGGAGCGGTCGACCACCAGCCTGGCGCCGACCGCCGAGGGGCGGCGCTTCCATGAGCGGGCCCGCGGCTTGCTGGCCGAGTTCGATGCCGCTGTCACGGAGGCGCGTGGCGGCGGCGCGGCCCTGCGCGGGCTGCTGCGTGTCAGCGCCCCGGTGGCGCTGGGGCAGTTCCGTCTCAACGCGCTGGTGCTGGAATTCCTGGCACTGCATCCGGCCATTGAACTGGAACTGATCTTGAACGACCGGATGGTCGATCTGGTGGAAGAGGGTGTCGACGTGGCCGTGCGGCTGGGCGGCGATCTGCCGGGCGACATGGTGGCGCGCAAGGTCGCGGTATCGGCGCGGCTGCTGGTGGCGGCGCCGGCATACCTGGCGCGCCATGCGCCGCCGCGGACGCCGGACCAGCTTGCGCAACATGAGCAGGTGCGCTTTGCCTGGCTGCCGGCCGGCGACGTGGTCACGCTGCACGATGGCAGCCGCAGCGTGGCGGTGACGGTGAAAAGCCGCTATCGGGTGAACCATGCGCTGGCGATCCGCGACAGCCTCGCGCAGGGCGCCGGCATCGGGCTGTGCCCGGCATGGCTGGTGGGCGACCTGCTGGACGCCGGCACGCTGCAGCCTGTGTTGCCGGGCTGGCATGGCACACCGCAGGAAGTGCACCTGCTGGCCGGGCGCCACCGCAGCGCGCGGGCGCGCGCCCTGATCGACTTCCTCGGCGCGCGCCTGCCGGCACTTCCCGGGTTCGACGGCGTGGCCTGA
- a CDS encoding FAD-linked oxidase C-terminal domain-containing protein, with product MTTPSASAAPFSESRQREVAQALGAVLPHGCVLFRLEDTRPYECDGLSAFRQPPMIVALPENEAQVVAVLEVCRRMNVPIVPRGAGTGLSGGAMPIADGVVLSTAKLNRIVRLDAQARTAVVQPGVRNLAISEAAMPFGLYYAPDPSSQIACTIGGNVAENSGGVHCLKYGLTLHNVLRVRVATIGGDIIELGSEAPDAPGLDLLAVFIGSEGMLGIVTEVTVKLVPRPAVQRVIMASFGDIVTGANAVARVIAAGIIPAGLEMMDQTSSRMVEPFVHAGYDLDAAAILLCEADGTPEEVEDEIARMTAVLREAGATAIAVSDSEAERLKFWSGRKNAFPAAGRISPDYYCMDGTIPRKHLAQVLAGIAQMEVKYGLRCANVFHAGDGNLHPLILFDANVPDELVRAEAFGADILALCVAVGGTITGEHGVGIEKIDSMCVQFGAAELSAFFGVKRAFDPPALLNPNKAIPTLQRCAEFGRMRVTGGVLPHPDLPRF from the coding sequence ATGACCACGCCATCCGCCAGCGCAGCGCCGTTCAGTGAAAGCCGCCAGCGCGAGGTTGCGCAAGCCCTGGGTGCCGTATTGCCACACGGCTGCGTACTGTTTCGCCTGGAAGATACCCGCCCGTACGAATGCGACGGCCTGTCGGCGTTCCGCCAGCCGCCGATGATCGTGGCGCTGCCGGAAAACGAGGCGCAGGTGGTGGCCGTGCTGGAAGTGTGCCGCCGCATGAACGTGCCGATCGTGCCGCGCGGCGCGGGCACCGGGCTGTCGGGCGGGGCGATGCCGATCGCCGACGGGGTGGTGCTGTCCACCGCGAAGCTGAACCGCATCGTGCGCCTCGATGCCCAGGCGCGCACGGCCGTCGTGCAGCCCGGCGTGCGCAACCTCGCCATCTCCGAGGCGGCCATGCCGTTCGGCCTGTACTACGCCCCCGATCCCTCGTCGCAGATCGCCTGCACCATCGGCGGCAACGTGGCGGAAAATTCCGGCGGCGTGCATTGCCTGAAATATGGCCTCACCCTGCACAACGTGCTGCGCGTGCGCGTGGCCACCATCGGCGGCGACATCATCGAGCTGGGCAGCGAAGCGCCCGATGCGCCGGGGCTCGACCTGCTGGCCGTGTTCATCGGTTCCGAAGGCATGCTGGGCATCGTCACGGAAGTCACCGTGAAACTGGTGCCCAGGCCCGCCGTGCAGCGCGTGATCATGGCGTCGTTCGGCGACATCGTCACCGGCGCCAACGCGGTGGCGCGCGTGATCGCGGCCGGCATCATTCCGGCCGGGCTGGAAATGATGGACCAGACTTCTTCCCGGATGGTCGAACCGTTCGTCCACGCCGGCTACGATCTCGACGCGGCGGCGATCCTGCTGTGCGAAGCGGACGGCACGCCGGAGGAAGTGGAAGACGAGATCGCGCGCATGACAGCGGTGCTGCGGGAGGCCGGCGCGACCGCGATCGCGGTGTCGGACAGCGAGGCCGAGCGGCTGAAGTTCTGGTCCGGCCGCAAGAACGCCTTCCCAGCGGCCGGCCGCATCTCGCCCGATTACTACTGCATGGATGGCACGATTCCCCGCAAGCACCTGGCGCAGGTGCTCGCCGGTATCGCGCAGATGGAAGTGAAGTATGGCCTGCGCTGCGCCAACGTCTTCCATGCCGGCGACGGCAACCTGCATCCGCTGATCCTGTTCGATGCCAACGTGCCGGACGAACTGGTGCGCGCCGAAGCGTTCGGCGCCGATATCCTGGCCCTGTGCGTGGCCGTCGGCGGCACGATCACCGGCGAACACGGCGTAGGCATCGAGAAGATCGATTCGATGTGCGTGCAGTTCGGCGCGGCCGAGCTGAGTGCGTTCTTCGGCGTGAAACGCGCGTTCGATCCGCCGGCGCTGCTGAATCCGAACAAGGCCATCCCCACGCTGCAGCGCTGCGCCGAGTTCGGGCGCATGCGCGTCACGGGCGGCGTACTGCCGCACCCGGACCTGCCGCGCTTCTGA
- a CDS encoding cob(I)yrinic acid a,c-diamide adenosyltransferase: MGNRLSKIATRTGDNGTTGLGDGSRTRKDSVRVHAMGDVDELNSNLGVLLCEALPDELRDELVSIQHDLFDLGGELCIPGYQLIKEEHVERLDALLEKYNGTLPALTEFILPAGSRAAALAHVCRTVCRRAERSIVTLGSEETIHDHPRQYVNRLSDLLFVLARVLNRFAGGSDVLWHHDRKRS; this comes from the coding sequence ATGGGCAACCGGTTATCGAAGATCGCGACCCGCACGGGCGACAATGGCACCACCGGCCTGGGCGATGGCAGCCGCACGCGCAAGGACAGCGTGCGCGTGCACGCCATGGGCGATGTCGATGAATTGAATTCGAACCTGGGCGTGCTGCTGTGCGAAGCGCTGCCGGACGAGCTGCGCGACGAGCTGGTGTCGATCCAGCACGACCTGTTCGACCTGGGCGGTGAACTGTGCATTCCCGGCTACCAGCTGATCAAGGAAGAGCACGTGGAACGGCTCGATGCGCTGCTGGAGAAGTACAACGGCACCTTGCCGGCGCTGACGGAATTCATCCTGCCGGCAGGCTCGCGCGCCGCGGCGCTGGCGCACGTGTGCCGTACGGTATGCCGGCGCGCCGAGCGCAGCATCGTCACGCTGGGCAGCGAGGAAACCATCCACGACCACCCGCGCCAGTACGTCAACCGGCTGTCGGACCTGCTGTTCGTGCTGGCCCGCGTGCTGAACCGCTTTGCCGGCGGCAGCGACGTGCTGTGGCACCACGACCGGAAGCGCAGCTAA
- a CDS encoding sialidase family protein, translating into MGAGRPPVRRTGKLVALACIIALASAAAAEALRWSGGVQRAEQPAVAGTTVTAPTPITINEVSRSIIPMPAGVPSAHASALAALPRGDLLSFWWAGSRESGPDVKVYASRWSNGTWSNNWVVASRESLGKALGFGVRRIGNPVAWTAPDGTVHLYVVATGLGGWAASRIVQMHSRDDGATFTVRRVLPLSPLFNTSTLVRTSAVPLADGGWWLPVYFEIGNKYPMLMSFDAGGEPRRIGRIGSGTSSLQPAIVPVSATEVRAWMRDAGEGQRVQQALSRDGGNSWEDLAPSQLSNQSTSLAALRLSSGNFLMLYNHVAAGGSDRNVLSLALSTDARTWRPLADIVSGKPGDEFSYPTMQQVGDQLHITYTHQRQAIAHHLLRITPGKEPL; encoded by the coding sequence ATGGGAGCAGGACGCCCACCTGTCCGGCGCACCGGCAAGCTGGTCGCGCTGGCCTGCATCATTGCGCTGGCGAGTGCCGCCGCCGCGGAAGCACTGCGCTGGTCCGGCGGTGTACAGCGGGCCGAGCAGCCCGCCGTCGCCGGCACCACGGTCACCGCACCGACCCCCATCACCATCAACGAAGTCAGCCGCTCGATCATCCCGATGCCGGCCGGCGTGCCGTCCGCGCATGCCAGCGCCCTGGCGGCACTGCCACGCGGCGACCTGCTGTCGTTCTGGTGGGCCGGCAGCCGCGAGAGCGGGCCGGATGTGAAGGTCTACGCGTCGCGCTGGTCGAACGGCACCTGGAGCAATAACTGGGTGGTGGCCAGCCGCGAATCGCTGGGCAAGGCGCTCGGCTTCGGCGTACGCCGCATCGGCAACCCGGTGGCCTGGACCGCGCCCGACGGCACGGTGCACCTGTACGTGGTGGCCACCGGCCTGGGCGGCTGGGCGGCCTCGCGCATCGTCCAGATGCACTCGCGCGACGATGGCGCGACCTTCACGGTGCGCCGCGTGCTGCCGCTGTCGCCGCTGTTCAACACGAGCACGCTGGTGCGCACGTCGGCGGTGCCCTTGGCCGATGGCGGCTGGTGGCTGCCCGTCTATTTCGAGATCGGCAACAAGTACCCGATGCTGATGTCGTTCGACGCCGGCGGCGAACCGCGCCGCATCGGCCGCATCGGCAGCGGCACCTCGTCGCTGCAGCCGGCCATCGTGCCCGTCTCGGCCACCGAGGTGCGGGCCTGGATGCGCGATGCCGGCGAAGGCCAGCGCGTGCAGCAGGCGCTGAGCCGCGATGGCGGCAACAGCTGGGAAGACCTGGCGCCGTCGCAGCTGTCGAACCAGAGCACGTCGCTGGCCGCGTTGCGCCTGTCCAGCGGCAATTTCCTGATGCTGTACAACCACGTGGCGGCGGGCGGATCGGACCGCAACGTGCTGTCGCTGGCGCTGTCGACGGATGCGCGCACCTGGCGCCCGCTGGCGGACATCGTCAGCGGCAAGCCGGGCGACGAGTTTTCCTACCCGACCATGCAGCAGGTGGGTGACCAGCTGCACATCACGTACACCCATCAGCGGCAGGCGATCGCCCATCACCTGCTGCGCATCACCCCTGGAAAGGAGCCGTTATGA